Genomic window (Propionibacteriaceae bacterium ZF39):
TGCCGAAGCAGGCACTAGCGCCACGCCGTTACCTAACCGGCGTCCAGGTCGAGCAGCTCGCGGCCGCTGCTGGCGATGATTCGCTCACCGTGCTCGTGCTCGCGTACTGCGGTCTGCGCATCGGCGAGCTGGCGGCCCTCCGGGTGAAGCATGTTGACATGCTCCGCAAGAGGTTCCGGGTTGAGGAATCCGTGACCGAAGTGAATGGCGCGCTCGTGTGGTCGTCGCCGAAAGATCACCAGCGCCGCTCAGTGCCGTTCCCGGACTTTCTGACCAAGGATGTCGGCGCCCTGCTGAAGGGTCGGGCACCCGATGACCTACTGTTCCCGGCGCCTCGCGGGGGCGCCCTCCGGGTGCGGAATATGCGCCGCTCGTGGTTCGATGCGGCCGCCAAGGTCGCAGGCGTCGCAGGGCTCACTCCGCACGAGCTGAGGCACACGGCCGCCAGCCTCGCCGTATCGGCCGGGGCATCGGTGCTCGCGCTTCAACGCATGCTCGGACACGAGAAACCGAGCGTCACATTGGACGTGTACGCCGACCTGTTCGATGAGGATTTGGATCAGGTCGCCGACAGCTTGCATACCGCTCGGTCAGGATATGTTGCGGACTATTTGCGGACTAGAGACGAAAAGCGCCTAGCCATCGTGGGCAGCTAACCCACTCTGACTAGGCTTTATGAGAGCGGCCCCAGTTGGATTCGAACCAACGACACCCGCTTTAGGAGAGCGGTGCTCTATCCCCTGAGCTATGGGGCCAGTGCCCCAAGGGGCCTGACAAGACTAGCCCGATGCGGGCGTCGCCGGGAAATCTTGGCCGGGTAGCCTCAAGGCGGCAATGTCGACACAACGAAGCGGTCAGGGGGCTGTCGGTCGACGTGCGGAAGGAGACGGGCATGAGCGAACAGGGTCTGCAACGGGCCGTCGACAAGATGACCGATGCGGAGCTGCCGCCGGCGACGATCGAGGTGTTCCGGCACTACTACCGCGCGCTCGCCGAGGGCGCCACGGGCCGGGTCGCCGAGGACGAGATTGCGCCGGTCACGGACCTGCCACTGCTCACCGAGCAGCAGGTCGAGGAGTCGGTCGCGCGGGACGCGCTGGCGAAGACGGTGATGATCCGCCTCAATGGCGGGCTCGGCACGTCGATGGGAATCACGAAGGCCAAGTCGTTGCTGCCGGTCGCCGACGGTAGGTCGTTCCTCGACCTGATCGTCGCGCAGGTGCAGGCAGCGCGGGCGCAGCATGGCGTACGCCTGCCGCTGCTGCTCATGAACTCGTTCCGCACGCGTGAGGACACCCTCGACGCGCTCGCGGCCTACCCCGATCTCGCGGTCGATGGCCTGCCACTCGACTTCGTCCAGAGCTCGGAGCCGAAGCTGCGCGCCGATGACCTGACGCCCGTGGAGTGGCCCGAGGACCCCGAGCTCGAGTGGTGCCCGCCGGGGCACGGTGACATCTATCCGTCCCTCCTGGGTGCGGGGCTGCTCGACGAACTCATCGACAAGGGGTTCCGCTACGCGCTGGTCGCCAACTCCGACAATCTGGGCGCGACCCCCGATCCGCTGCTGGCCGGCTGGTTCGCCTCCACGGGTGCGCCGTTCGCGATCGAGGTCTGTGCCCGGACCAAGGCCGACCGCAAGGGCGGTCATCTGGCCGTACGCCGCAGCGACGACCGCCTCATCCTCCGCGAGGTGGCCCAGACGGCGGAGGAGGACATGGATGCCTTCACCGATGAGAATCGGCACCGCTGGTTCTCGACCAACAGCCTCTGGTGGGACCTCGAACAGGTGCGGGATGTCCTGGTCGAGCGGGACGGTGTCCTCGGCCTGCCGCTGATCCGCAATGCCAAGACCGTCGATCCCAGCGATCCGTCGTCGCCCGAGGTCATCCAGATCGAGACGGCGATGGGGGCGGCGATCGAGGTGTTCGAGGGGGCCACGGCCATCGGAGTGCCGCGGACGCGGTTCCTGCCGGTCAAGACCACGAACGATCTGCTCCTGCTGCGGTCGGATGCCTATGAGGTCGACGATGCCGGCGCGGTCGCGCTGGTCGCCGAGCAGGCCTGTCTGGTGGATCTCGATCCCGCGTTCTACAAGCGCCTCGCGGACTTCGATGAGCGCTTCCCGGATGGCGTACCCTCCCTGCGCGACGCCGAGCGGCTCGTCGTCCGGGGGAGCTGGACGTTCGGCCCCGACGTGACCGTGCGCGGTGCCGTCGACCTGGCCGATCCCGGCGATCCCGCCCAGATCGAGCCCGGTGCAGAGCTGGCCGGCTCGTGACCGCGCGGCCCGGGTGGCACACGGCGCTCGGGTTCGCGCTGACGGGGGAATGGCTCGAGCTGCCGCCGGCGGAGCTTCCGGATCCGGAAACTCTGCTGGCCCAGCTGGCCGACGCGGGCTGGTCCGGAGAGCGCCTGGCCGAGGCCGCGCGGCAATCACATCAGGTGCCCGCCGACGTGGTCGCCACTTTGGGTGCGGCCCAGTTCTGGGCCGTGCTGGTCGACCTGCGCCGGCGAGTTGGGGCGACGGGAGAGGTACGCCCACCCGCGATGACCCGACCGCTCACGGCTGATGAGCGCCGACTGGCTGCCGACCGGCCCCCGCACTGGTGAGACACCGCGAGGGTTGGGGAGACACTTCGACGGTTGGCGAGACCTCGGGGAGGGTTGACGAGACACCTCGACAGTTGGCGAGACCCAGGCGAGGGTTGGCGAGACCCCTTGGCCTGCTCCGAGACGTCTGCTGCAGCAGGCGTCTCGCTGCTCTCCGAGGTGTCTCGCGGGAGATCAGGGCTGCGGAGCGTCCGCCACCTCGGTGATTGGCTCGTGGTCGATCGGGAAGTTGACCGATGCGGCGATGAAGCAGGCCCGGCTGGCCTCCTGATGCAGCTGGGGCATCAGTTCGACAT
Coding sequences:
- a CDS encoding UTP--glucose-1-phosphate uridylyltransferase; translated protein: MSEQGLQRAVDKMTDAELPPATIEVFRHYYRALAEGATGRVAEDEIAPVTDLPLLTEQQVEESVARDALAKTVMIRLNGGLGTSMGITKAKSLLPVADGRSFLDLIVAQVQAARAQHGVRLPLLLMNSFRTREDTLDALAAYPDLAVDGLPLDFVQSSEPKLRADDLTPVEWPEDPELEWCPPGHGDIYPSLLGAGLLDELIDKGFRYALVANSDNLGATPDPLLAGWFASTGAPFAIEVCARTKADRKGGHLAVRRSDDRLILREVAQTAEEDMDAFTDENRHRWFSTNSLWWDLEQVRDVLVERDGVLGLPLIRNAKTVDPSDPSSPEVIQIETAMGAAIEVFEGATAIGVPRTRFLPVKTTNDLLLLRSDAYEVDDAGAVALVAEQACLVDLDPAFYKRLADFDERFPDGVPSLRDAERLVVRGSWTFGPDVTVRGAVDLADPGDPAQIEPGAELAGS
- a CDS encoding tyrosine-type recombinase/integrase encodes the protein MAGSIAKRPDGRWRARYRDRAGKEHARHFTRKVDAQAWLDDVTTAKATGTYVDPQQARTTVAVVVESWLAAHPDWTESTRVRNQSIVDRHIRPTWENVKLGDIDHDQLQTWVGKLVDSGAAGGTVRKVAGVMNGILGQAVLSKKLAVNPMTGVRLPKQALAPRRYLTGVQVEQLAAAAGDDSLTVLVLAYCGLRIGELAALRVKHVDMLRKRFRVEESVTEVNGALVWSSPKDHQRRSVPFPDFLTKDVGALLKGRAPDDLLFPAPRGGALRVRNMRRSWFDAAAKVAGVAGLTPHELRHTAASLAVSAGASVLALQRMLGHEKPSVTLDVYADLFDEDLDQVADSLHTARSGYVADYLRTRDEKRLAIVGS